A window of Oncorhynchus kisutch isolate 150728-3 linkage group LG10, Okis_V2, whole genome shotgun sequence contains these coding sequences:
- the LOC109897486 gene encoding forkhead box protein E4-like: MNLANFSYFSGMCNMTAESQQSPADAASPLVMLPNVSLDSPIPPPPLKLPDRTKDGVLIKSEPRGPSPNTDREEGAALGQTEELMPTGSRRRKRPVQRGKPPYSYIALIAMAIANSPERKLTLGGIYKFIMERFPFYRENSKKWQNSIRHNLTLNDCFVKIPREPGRPGKGNYWTLDPAAEDMFDNGSFLRRRKRFKRTDVSTYPGYLQSSSAFTSTSMGRPAYPNTLYPGIGTGYGSQLAASPHPGMLHHYQTSAGVSQGQPRMFSIDNIISQESVMQGGELNPLGLGGGDLGTMSASCSLTGTDPSNCFQMQTVNPSGNSLGRGGGGLSSNLAPGYPYSSSASPPHLPSMTQSSFSPGTSQVYCTGNRMSLPTVRSGSCAEHTEQLLGLSSPMNSYNNSYMRQANFASGLDRYM; encoded by the coding sequence ATGAATCTTGCAAATTTCTCTTACTTTTCGGGCATGTGTAACATGACTGCTGAGTCCCAGCAGTCGCCAGCCGATGCGGCCAGCCCGCTGGTCATGTTGCCTAACGTGAGTCTAGACTCCCCGATACCGCCACCACCACTGAAGCTGCCGGACCGGACGAAGGACGGGGTTCTGATCAAGTCTGAGCCCCGGGGACCTAGTCCGAACACGGACCGAGAGGAGGGAGCTGCTCTGGGTCAAACCGAGGAGCTCATGCCCACGGGGAGTCGACGGAGGAAGAGGCCCGTTCAGAGAGGGAAACCACCCTACAGTTACATCGCTCTCATAGCCATGGCCATCGCCAACTCCCCCGAGAGAAAACTCACACTTGGTGGTATTTATAAATTCATCATGGAACGTTTTCCCTTTTATCGAGAGAACTCAAAGAAGTGGCAAAACTCCATCCGCCACAACCTCACCCTCAACGACTGCTTTGTCAAGATTCCCCGGGAACCTGGAAGGCCTGGTAAGGGAAACTATTGGACTTTGGACCCCGCCGCTGAAGACATGTTCGACAACGGGAGTTTTCTGCGAAGGAGGAAAAGATTCAAGCGCACTGACGTAAGCACGTATCCTGGTTATTTGCAGAGCTCTAGCGCGTTCACCTCGACCTCCATGGGCAGACCGGCATACCCCAACACCCTGTACCCAGGAATAGGAACGGGTTACGGATCACAGCTGGCAGCTTCCCCCCACCCGGGGATGCTGCATCATTATCAGACCTCTGCCGGGGTCAGTCAAGGGCAGCCAAGAATGTTCAGCATCGACAACATCATCAGCCAGGAGTCGGTGATGCAGGGAGGAGAGCTCAACCCCCTGGGGTTAGGCGGTGGAGACCTGGGCACCATGTCAGCTAGCTGCTCCCTCACTGGCACTGACCCCTCCAATTGCTTCCAGATGCAGACTGTCAATCCCTCAGGGAATTCACTGGGCAGAGGCGGTGGAGGACTGTCATCAAACCTGGCACCCGGTTATCCATACTCTTCCTCAGCATCTCCTCCCCACCTGCCTTCCATGACGCAGTCCAGTTTCTCTCCAGGTACTTCTCAGGTGTACTGCACCGGGAACCGGATGTCTCTACCAACCGTGCGCTCCGGGTCTTGTGCCGAACACACTGAGCAACTATTGGGTCTCTCCAGCCCAATGAACTCTTACAACAATTCTTACATGAGGCAAGCCAACTTTGCGTCAGGACTAGATCGGTATATGTGA